A genome region from Chlamydiales bacterium includes the following:
- a CDS encoding DUF202 domain-containing protein, whose translation MVESKNNHEKTIDSSLSSNARRDHMANERTFLAWIRTSIGVMAFGFVVEKFALFIKQISAFLTTQNLSVNHNIANNHQNFSSIFGILLVGVGALIGLFSFIKYRKVKKQIEVEDYYYSSTLAIIMTALVVIMGIFLVIYLVNT comes from the coding sequence ATGGTAGAAAGCAAGAATAATCACGAAAAGACAATAGACAGCTCACTTTCTTCAAATGCCAGAAGAGATCACATGGCTAACGAAAGAACTTTTCTTGCTTGGATAAGAACCAGTATTGGGGTTATGGCATTTGGCTTTGTTGTAGAAAAATTTGCCCTTTTTATAAAACAGATATCTGCTTTTTTAACCACTCAAAATCTATCAGTAAACCATAACATTGCAAATAACCATCAAAATTTTTCGTCCATCTTTGGTATACTTCTGGTAGGAGTTGGTGCATTGATAGGTTTATTTTCTTTTATCAAATATAGAAAAGTTAAAAAGCAAATAGAAGTAGAAGACTACTATTACTCTTCAACACTTGCCATCATCATGACAGCACTGGTCGTTATTATGGGAATTTTTCTTGTAATCTATCTAGTTAATACTTAA
- a CDS encoding inverse autotransporter beta domain-containing protein, whose protein sequence is MFFKNCLCLFLGVASIAIANEPQHMRAGVRHIEGKGVGYNTGYTTIETFLAPSPQEFPTLPFVDLRGHIFDDGRWAANGGCGVRSWIGSRIYGLNVYYDYRNSKRSNYNQVSCGIESLGSVWDFRWNGYFPVGSRKSRGFDLGYDTFAGNSLYLTRKFEYALTGSNAEVGTHFARFRGISFYAAAGPYYFKGPLGPDLLGGQVRLNGNYNDFVTLEVSSSYDRVFRGIVQGQISFNFPLGPKSYGKEGNSYPRHCPCSRAWMYGRMVQPVVRNEIIVLDEARQQSLAIDPLTNLPYTIWFVDNTSHSAGTFESPFSTLADAESASQVGDIIYVFPGDLTTTGMDVGITLKDNQRLWGSAIVQSLPTTNGMVTIPALSSTSFLDTYPTIVVARAPQITSTTGSGDVVTIANNNEISGFYIQNLTGHGITSGSSVTDLTVINNIIQGPNATTTNKNQINLQNPQGTILIAGNVIYPYGTSSNQTNTGIVINSTSIQNANYVITDNDCPANGSFLVTTYTDCANISTTITNNAFNVFNFPVNMTFNNATAQTAHYVNIDNNSSYTDAGNTGSCFLLTLSNDANVNAFVTNNVLDTPYADGLAIVLTENSQMNLTMDGNDFFCWLTPVNVTLGNSSNLHNYQPKFTASITNNSLVFDEEPGINILAYDNALIPSLTISNNQLQGVLQNFGVVADNIYIETNQTATATTTIANNGIQAGTNGIALVSNNSSTQTATLNDNTFTHAQLYGITLTTNNTSHGTWTVGQNTYIAMPSGGVLATSNNTSTTSLGFTNNLAGPYQQPSGTGTYQFTNAGGTFLLGPVSGNTGKITETGVITPQ, encoded by the coding sequence ATGTTTTTTAAAAATTGTTTATGCCTATTTCTGGGTGTTGCTTCTATAGCCATTGCTAACGAGCCTCAGCACATGCGTGCAGGTGTACGTCATATTGAAGGTAAGGGTGTTGGATATAACACGGGATACACAACAATTGAGACATTTTTAGCACCTTCTCCACAAGAATTTCCTACACTACCTTTTGTCGATTTAAGAGGGCATATTTTTGACGATGGAAGGTGGGCTGCTAATGGAGGATGCGGCGTTCGAAGCTGGATTGGGAGTCGGATTTATGGATTGAATGTTTATTATGATTATCGCAATTCAAAGAGAAGTAATTATAATCAAGTTAGCTGCGGGATTGAAAGCCTAGGATCTGTGTGGGATTTTCGATGGAATGGATATTTTCCTGTTGGGAGTAGAAAGAGTAGAGGTTTCGATTTAGGGTATGATACCTTTGCGGGCAATTCGTTATATTTAACACGTAAATTTGAATATGCCCTAACAGGTAGTAATGCAGAAGTTGGTACCCATTTTGCCAGGTTTAGGGGCATTAGTTTTTATGCTGCCGCAGGCCCTTATTATTTTAAGGGGCCGCTTGGTCCCGATCTTTTGGGTGGTCAGGTACGTTTGAATGGAAATTATAATGATTTTGTGACTCTAGAAGTTAGTAGCTCTTATGATAGAGTGTTTAGAGGCATTGTTCAGGGGCAAATTTCGTTTAATTTCCCTCTTGGTCCAAAGTCCTATGGAAAAGAAGGGAATAGTTATCCTCGTCATTGCCCTTGTTCAAGGGCATGGATGTATGGAAGAATGGTTCAACCTGTAGTAAGAAATGAAATTATTGTGCTTGATGAGGCACGGCAGCAGAGTCTTGCAATTGATCCACTTACTAATTTGCCCTACACTATATGGTTTGTTGACAATACCAGTCACTCTGCAGGGACATTTGAAAGCCCATTTTCTACGTTAGCAGATGCTGAGAGTGCATCTCAAGTTGGTGATATCATCTATGTTTTTCCTGGTGATTTGACTACAACGGGTATGGATGTGGGAATAACATTAAAGGATAATCAGCGTCTTTGGGGTTCAGCAATTGTGCAAAGTCTTCCTACAACTAATGGAATGGTTACAATTCCAGCTCTTTCCTCTACATCCTTTTTAGATACATATCCTACTATTGTAGTTGCACGAGCGCCTCAAATTACTTCTACAACAGGAAGTGGAGACGTTGTAACAATTGCCAATAATAATGAGATTTCAGGTTTCTATATTCAAAATTTAACGGGTCATGGGATTACTTCAGGATCTTCTGTGACAGATTTGACAGTGATTAACAACATCATTCAAGGACCCAATGCTACCACTACGAACAAAAATCAAATTAACCTTCAAAATCCTCAAGGAACCATATTAATTGCAGGTAACGTCATTTATCCTTACGGTACATCTAGCAATCAAACAAATACAGGGATTGTGATTAATTCTACAAGTATTCAAAACGCAAATTATGTAATTACGGATAATGATTGCCCAGCAAATGGAAGTTTTCTAGTAACGACATATACGGATTGTGCAAACATTTCGACTACAATTACAAACAATGCGTTTAATGTTTTTAACTTTCCTGTTAATATGACTTTCAATAATGCTACGGCTCAAACTGCTCATTACGTGAATATAGATAATAATAGTAGTTATACAGATGCTGGTAATACGGGTAGCTGTTTCTTACTTACACTCTCAAATGATGCAAATGTAAATGCTTTTGTAACAAATAACGTTCTTGATACACCCTACGCTGATGGGCTTGCTATCGTTTTAACAGAAAATTCTCAGATGAATCTTACAATGGATGGTAATGATTTCTTTTGCTGGCTTACTCCTGTAAATGTTACCTTAGGAAATTCTAGTAATTTACATAATTATCAGCCAAAATTTACTGCTTCTATTACAAATAATAGTCTTGTTTTTGATGAAGAGCCTGGGATTAATATTCTTGCTTATGACAATGCACTCATTCCTAGTTTGACTATTAGTAATAACCAGCTTCAAGGAGTGTTACAAAATTTTGGAGTAGTAGCTGATAACATTTATATAGAAACGAACCAAACAGCAACAGCTACAACAACTATTGCAAATAATGGAATCCAAGCAGGTACAAACGGTATCGCTTTAGTGAGCAATAATAGCTCTACACAAACGGCTACTTTGAATGACAATACATTTACGCATGCACAGTTATATGGTATTACGTTAACAACAAATAATACGAGCCATGGTACTTGGACAGTGGGTCAGAATACGTATATAGCAATGCCTTCTGGAGGCGTATTGGCAACATCAAATAATACATCTACAACAAGTCTTGGATTTACAAATAATCTTGCAGGGCCCTATCAACAACCCTCTGGAACAGGTACCTATCAGTTTACAAATGCAGGAGGTACATTCTTGTTAGGGCCTGTTTCTGGAAACACTGGTAAGATTACTGAAACAGGAGTGATCACGCCTCAGTAA